Proteins co-encoded in one Macrobrachium rosenbergii isolate ZJJX-2024 chromosome 54, ASM4041242v1, whole genome shotgun sequence genomic window:
- the LOC136834849 gene encoding streptococcal hemagglutinin-like isoform X1, whose amino-acid sequence MQVSQLLFLVLTSATLGSCASLREDVTSQVCGETISLDLSGEVPQVTCSSTCAGDMQTWSAGSVYKRPPALSPFGLMVEMQYTNSGVLCSLVESVSDEDLLASFRDESGICDSYPATLQTSSTSGTEESYATGSSVSATEFTSQSGSSVSYGEITSATGSTSNGITTASGEYVSEFGTTYGTGSSVSATEFTSQSGSSVSYGEITSATGSTSNGITTASGEYVSEFETTYGTGSSVSATEFTSQSGSSVSYGEITSATGSTSNGITTASGEYVSEFETTYGTGSSVSATEFTSPSGSSVSYGEITSATGSTSNGITTASGEYVSEFGTTYGTGSSVSATEFTSPSGSSVSYGEITSATGSTSNGITTASGEYVSEFETTYGTGSSVSATEFTSPSGSSVSYGEITSATGSTSSEITTASGEYVSEFETTYGTGSSVSATEFTSPSGSSVSYGEITSATGSTSSEITTASGEYISGFETTYGTGSSVSATEFTSPSRSSVSYGEITSATGSTSNGITTASGEYISGFETTYGTGSSVSATEFTSPSGSSVSYGEITSATGSTSNGITTASGEYVSEVETTYGTGSSVSATEFTSPSGSSVSYGEITSATGSTNNGITTASGEYISEFDTTYGTGSSVSATEFTSPSGSSVSYGEITSATGSTSNGITTASGEYVSEFETTYGTGSSVSATEFTSPSGSSVSYGEITSATGSTSNGITTASGEYISGFETTYGTGSSVSATEFTSPSGSSVSYGEITSATGSTNNGITTASGEYVSEFDTTYGTGSSVSATEFTSPSGSSVSYGEITSATGSTSNGITTASGEYVSEFDTTYGTGSSVSATEFTSPSGSSVSYGEITSATGSTNNGITTASGEYVSVFGTTYGTGSSVSATEFTSPSGSSVSYGEITSATGSTSNGITTASGEYISEFDTTYRTGSSVSATEFTSPSGSSVSYGEITSATGSTNNGITTASGEYVSEFGTTYGTGSSVSATEFTSPTGSSVSYGEITSATGSTNNGITTASGEYVSEFDTTYGTGSSVSATEFTSPSGSSVSYGEITSATGSTSNGITTASGEYVSEFDTTYGTGSSVSATEFTSPSGSSVSYGEITSAAGSTSNGITTASGEYVSEFDTTYGTGSSVSATEFTSQSGSSVSYGEITSATGSTSNGITTASGEYVSEFDTTYGTGSSVSATEFTSPSGSSVSYGEITSATGSTSNGITTASGEYVSEFDTTYGTGSSVSATEFTSPSGSSVSYGEITSAAGSTSNGITTASGEYVSEFDTTYGTGSSVSATEFTSPSGSSVSYGEITSATGSTSNGITTASGEYVSEFDTTYRTGSSVSATEFTSPSGSSVSYGEITSATGSTSNGITTASGEYISEFDTTYGTGSSVSATEFTSPSGSSVSYGEITSATGSTSNGITTASGEYVSEFDTTYRTGSSVSATEFTSPSGSSVSYGEITSATGSTSNGITTASGEYISEFDTTYGTGSSVSATEFTSPSGSSVSYGEITSATGSTSNGITTASGEYISEFETTYRTGSSVSATEFTSPSGSSVSYGEITSATGSTSNGITTASGEYVSEFDTTYRTGSSVSATEFTSPSGSSVSYGEITSATGSTSNGITTASGEYISEFDTTYGTGSSVSATEFTSPSGSSVSYGEITSATGSTSNGITTASGEYISEFETTYRTGSSVSATEFTSPSGSSVSYGEITSATGSTSNGITTESTTIIGTKTTTSEASTIEDDNSLKTSTLSVTSETATPEEGTPTTTTSSQDHSDDSGSGKDKATNVSSAVTEPATSPEGDTTTTSVRETEAPEETTNQGCVNNGEANNSEQKVPVVDNEPTTTTTTAAPTTTSTTAASTTTSTTAAPTTTSTTTTRTTTTSTTTTTTTPAPVFVCPNGWSRFADSCYRISTVKGSWESGEKYCKNIGGSYVTISSSAEQNYLKSLLRDNTWIGYNDRAREGTFVWSSGETSSYRAFASGEPNNGFLSSEDCVEMRKKEGYLWNDEGCSNDNYYACETGLVVKS is encoded by the exons ATGCAGGTCTCCCAGCTTCTCTTCCTCGTGCTGACTTCAGCAACG CTGGGGTCCTGTGCATCTCTCAGGGAGGACGTGACGTCACAGGTGTGTGGTGAGACCATCTCATTAGACCTCTCAGGCGAAGTCCCACAGGTGACCTGCTCCTCAACATGCGCTGGGGACATGCAG ACGTGGTCAGCAGGATCTGTCTACAAGAGGCCACCTGCACTCTCGCCATTTGGACTCATGGTGGAAATGCAGTACACCAACTCTGGCGTCTTATGCAGTCTTGTCGAATCAGTCTCAG ATGAAGATCTCCTAGCAAGCTTTCGAGATGAGAGCGGCATCTGCGATTCGTACCCAGCAACACTTCAGACCTCCTCCACGAGTGGGACCGAGGAATCATATGCCACAGGATCCTCAGTCTCAGCAACTGAATTCACATCTCAATCTGGGTCTTCAGTTTCATATGGTGAAATTACATCAGCAACAGGTAGCACCAGCAATGGAATAACTACTGCTTCAGGAGAATATGTTTCAGAATTTGGAACAACATACGGAACAGGATCCTCAGTCTCAGCAACTGAATTCACATCTCAATCTGGGTCTTCAGTTTCATATGGTGAAATTACATCAGCAACAGGTAGCACCAGCAATGGAATAACTACTGCTTCAGGAGAATATGTTTCAGAATTTGAAACAACCTACGGAACAGGATCCTCAGTCTCAGCAACTGAATTCACATCTCAATCTGGGTCTTCAGTTTCATATGGTGAAATTACATCAGCAACAGGTAGCACCAGCAATGGAATAACTACTGCTTCAGGAGAATATGTTTCAGAATTTGAAACAACCTATGGAACAGGATCCTCAGTCTCAGCAACTGAATTCACATCTCCATCTGGGTCTTCAGTTTCATATGGTGAAATTACATCAGCAACAGGTAGCACCAGCAATGGAATAACTACTGCTTCAGGAGAATATGTTTCAGAATTTGGAACAACCTACGGAACAGGATCCTCAGTCTCAGCAACTGAATTCACATCTCCATCTGGGTCTTCAGTTTCATACGGTGAAATTACATCAGCAACAGGTAGCACCAGCAATGGAATAACTACTGCTTCAGGAGAATATGTTTCAGAATTTGAAACAACCTACGGAACAGGATCATCAGTCTCAGCAACTGAATTCACATCTCCATCTGGGTCTTCAGTTTCATACGGTGAAATTACATCAGCAACAGGTAGCACCAGCAGTGAAATAACTACTGCTTCAGGAGAATATGTTTCAGAATTTGAAACAACCTACGGAACAGGATCCTCAGTCTCAGCAACTGAATTCACATCTCCATCTGGGTCTTCAGTTTCATACGGTGAAATTACATCAGCAACAGGTAGCACCAGCAGTGAAATAACTACTGCTTCAGGAGAATATATTTCAGGATTTGAAACAACCTACGGAACAGGATCCTCAGTCTCAGCAACTGAATTCACATCTCCATCTAGGTCTTCAGTTTCATATGGTGAAATTACATCAGCAACAGGTAGCACCAGCAATGGAATAACAACTGCTTCGGGAGAATATATTTCAGGATTTGAAACAACCTACGGAACAGGATCCTCAGTCTCAGCAACTGAATTCACATCTCCATCTGGGTCTTCAGTTTCATATGGTGAAATTACATCAGCAACAGGTAGCACCAGCAATGGAATAACTACTGCTTCAGGAGAATATGTTTCAGAAGTTGAAACAACCTACGGAACAGGATCCTCAGTCTCAGCAACTGAATTCACATCTCCATCTGGGTCTTCAGTTTCATATGGTGAAATTACATCAGcaacaggtagcaccaacaatgGAATAACTACTGCTTCAGGagaatatatttcagaatttgACACAACCTATGGAACAGGATCCTCAGTCTCAGCAACTGAATTCACATCTCCATCTGGGTCTTCAGTTTCATATGGTGAAATTACATCAGCAACAGGTAGCACCAGCAATGGAATAACTACTGCTTCTGGAGAATATGTTTCAGAATTTGAAACAACCTACGGAACAGGATCCTCAGTCTCAGCAACTGAATTCACATCTCCATCTGGGTCTTCAGTTTCATATGGTGAAATTACATCAGCAACAGGTAGCACCAGCAATGGAATAACAACTGCTTCAGGAGAATATATTTCAGGATTTGAAACAACCTACGGAACAGGATCCTCAGTCTCAGCAACTGAATTCACATCTCCATCTGGGTCTTCAGTTTCATATGGTGAAATTACATCAGcaacaggtagcaccaacaatgGAATAACTACTGCTTCTGGAGAATATGTTTCAGAATTTGACACAACCTACGGAACAGGATCCTCAGTCTCGGCAACTGAATTCACATCTCCATCTGGGTCTTCAGTTTCATATGGTGAAATTACATCAGCAACAGGTAGCACCAGCAATGGAATAACTACTGCTTCAGGAGAATATGTTTCAGAATTTGACACAACCTACGGAACAGGATCCTCAGTCTCAGCAACTGAATTCACATCTCCATCTGGGTCTTCAGTTTCATATGGTGAAATTACATCAGcaacaggtagcaccaacaatgGAATAACTACTGCTTCTGGAGAATATGTTTCAGTATTTGGAACAACCTATGGAACAGGATCCTCAGTCTCAGCAACTGAATTCACATCTCCATCTGGGTCTTCAGTTTCATATGGTGAAATTACATCAGCAACAGGTAGCACCAGCAATGGAATAACTACTGCTTCAGGagaatatatttcagaatttgACACAACCTACAGAACAGGATCCTCAGTCTCAGCAACTGAATTCACATCTCCATCTGGGTCTTCAGTTTCATATGGTGAAATTACATCAGcaacaggtagcaccaacaatgGAATAACTACTGCTTCTGGAGAATATGTTTCAGAATTTGGAACAACCTATGGAACAGGATCCTCAGTCTCAGCAACTGAATTCACATCTCCAACTGGGTCTTCAGTTTCATATGGTGAAATTACATCAGcaacaggtagcaccaacaatgGAATAACTACTGCTTCAGGAGAATATGTTTCAGAATTTGACACAACCTACGGAACAGGATCCTCAGTCTCAGCAACTGAATTCACATCTCCATCTGGGTCTTCAGTTTCATATGGTGAAATTACATCAGCAACAGGTAGCACCAGCAATGGAATAACTACTGCTTCAGGAGAATATGTTTCAGAATTTGACACAACCTACGGAACAGGATCCTCAGTCTCAGCAACTGAATTCACATCTCCATCTGGGTCTTCAGTTTCATATGGTGAAATTACATCAGCAGCAGGTAGCACCAGCAATGGAATAACTACTGCTTCGGGAGAATATGTTTCAGAATTTGACACAACCTACGGAACAGGATCCTCAGTCTCAGCAACTGAATTCACATCTCAATCTGGGTCTTCAGTTTCATATGGTGAAATTACATCAGCAACAGGTAGCACCAGCAATGGAATAACTACTGCTTCAGGAGAATATGTTTCAGAATTTGACACAACCTACGGAACAGGATCCTCAGTCTCAGCAACTGAATTCACATCTCCATCTGGGTCTTCAGTTTCATATGGTGAAATTACATCAGCAACAGGTAGCACCAGCAATGGAATAACTACTGCTTCAGGAGAATATGTTTCAGAATTTGACACAACCTACGGAACAGGATCCTCAGTCTCAGCAACTGAATTCACATCTCCATCTGGGTCTTCAGTTTCATATGGTGAAATTACATCAGCAGCAGGTAGCACCAGCAATGGAATAACTACTGCTTCAGGAGAATATGTTTCAGAATTTGACACAACCTACGGAACAGGATCCTCAGTCTCAGCAACTGAATTCACATCTCCATCTGGGTCTTCAGTTTCATATGGTGAAATTACATCAGCAACAGGTAGCACCAGCAATGGAATAACTACTGCTTCAGGAGAATATGTTTCAGAATTTGACACAACCTACAGAACAGGATCCTCAGTCTCAGCAACTGAATTCACATCTCCATCTGGGTCTTCAGTTTCATATGGTGAAATTACATCAGCAACAGGTAGCACCAGCAATGGAATAACTACTGCTTCAGGagaatatatttcagaatttgACACAACCTACGGAACAGGATCCTCAGTCTCAGCAACTGAATTCACATCTCCATCTGGGTCTTCAGTTTCATATGGTGAAATTACATCAGCAACAGGTAGCACCAGCAATGGAATAACTACTGCTTCAGGAGAATATGTTTCAGAATTTGACACAACCTACAGAACAGGATCCTCAGTCTCAGCAACTGAATTCACATCTCCATCTGGGTCTTCAGTTTCATATGGTGAAATTACATCAGCAACAGGTAGCACCAGCAATGGAATAACAACTGCTTCAGGagaatatatttcagaatttgACACAACCTACGGAACAGGATCCTCAGTCTCAGCAACTGAATTCACATCTCCATCTGGGTCTTCAGTTTCATATGGTGAAATTACATCAGCAACAGGTAGCACCAGCAATGGAATAACTACTGCTTCAGGagaatatatttcagaatttgAAACAACCTACAGAACAGGATCCTCAGTCTCAGCAACTGAATTCACATCTCCATCTGGGTCTTCAGTTTCATATGGTGAAATTACATCAGCAACAGGTAGCACCAGCAATGGAATAACTACTGCTTCAGGAGAATATGTTTCAGAATTTGACACAACCTACAGAACAGGATCCTCAGTCTCAGCAACTGAATTCACATCTCCATCTGGGTCTTCAGTTTCATATGGTGAAATTACATCAGCAACAGGTAGCACCAGCAATGGAATAACAACTGCTTCAGGagaatatatttcagaatttgACACAACCTACGGAACAGGATCCTCAGTCTCAGCAACTGAATTCACATCTCCATCTGGGTCTTCAGTTTCATATGGTGAAATTACATCAGCAACAGGTAGCACCAGCAATGGAATAACTACTGCTTCAGGagaatatatttcagaatttgAAACAACCTACAGAACAGGATCCTCAGTCTCAGCAACTGAATTCACATCTCCATCTGGGTCTTCAGTTTCATATGGTGAAATTACATCAGCAACAGGTAGCACCAGCAATGGAATAACAACTGAATCAACAACAATTATAGGTACAAAAACAACTACTTCGGAAGCCTCCACTATAGAAGATGACAATTCACTCAAAACTAGTACTTTGTCGGTCACCTCAGAAACAGCTACACCTGAAGAGGGGACTCCTACCACCACTACAAGTTCACAGGATCATTCTGATGACTCAGGGTCAGGCAAAGATAAAGCAACTAACGTATCATCTGCTGTCACTGAACCTGCAACTTCTCCAGAAGGAGACACAACCACAACCAGCGTCCGAGAGACAGAGGCACCTGAAGAAACAACCAACCAAGGCTGCGTCAACAACGGAGAGGCCAACAACTCAGAACAGAAAGTACCAGTTGTTGATAATGAACCTACGACTACAACTACCACAGCTGCACCTACCACCACAAGTACCACAGCTGCATCTACCACTACAAGTACCACAGCTGCACCTACTACCACTAGTACCACAACTACAAGAACCACTACAACTTCCACCACTACTACCACCACAACACCTGCTCCAGTCTTCGTGTGTCCTAACGGATGGTCGAGATTTGCTGACTCCTGCTACCGCATCTCTACGGTTAAAGGCTCCTGGGAATCAGgagaaaaatattgcaagaaCATCGGTGGTTCCTACGTCACGATCAGCTCGTCAGCTGAGCAAAACTACCTTAAAA GTCTTCTGCGCGACAACACATGGATCGGTTACAATGACAGAGCCAGAGAAGGAACCTTTGTTTGGTCTTCAGGGGAAACCTCCAGTTACAGGGC ATTTGCCAGTGGAGAGCCCAACAACGGATTCCTCAGCTCGGAAGACTGCGTCGAAATGCGCAAGAAGGAAGGTTACCTGTGGAACGACGAGGGGTGCTCTAATGATAACTA ctATGCATGCGAGACTGGCCTCGTGGTGAAGTCATAA